Proteins encoded together in one Chryseobacterium taklimakanense window:
- the radA gene encoding DNA repair protein RadA, protein MAKLRTAYYCQNCGTQYSQWHGQCKNCGAWNTLAEEILEKASAKTSPDKKKNHIINIIEVETNEEPRIKTISEELNRVLGGGIVLGSVILIGGEPGIGKSTLLLQLALKMKKKILYVSGEESASQIKMRADRLTDVQNPNCFLFTEVSVEKIIHEAKKMQPDLMIVDSIQTLHSQLLESSPGTVSQIRECSNELIKFAKETNTPIILVGHITKDGQIAGPKVLEHMVDVVLNFDGDRNHLFRLLRANKNRFGSTSEIGIYEMIAQGLKEIKNPSEILITKKFEELSGNAIAVTLEGNRPMLLEIQALVSTAVYGTPQRSCTGFDSRRLNMLLAVLEKRAGFQLGAKDVFLNITGGIKTDDPALDLAVIASILSSNEDMAVPEKFCFAGEIGLSGEIRPVPQIEARISEAEKLGYDKIFISNLNKIPKRKFAIKIEEVSKIEDFHERLF, encoded by the coding sequence GTGGCAAAACTCAGAACCGCCTATTACTGCCAAAATTGCGGCACCCAATATTCCCAGTGGCACGGCCAGTGCAAAAACTGCGGCGCCTGGAATACCCTTGCCGAAGAAATCTTGGAAAAGGCTTCTGCAAAAACTTCTCCGGATAAGAAGAAAAATCACATCATCAACATCATCGAGGTGGAAACCAATGAAGAACCGCGCATAAAGACCATTTCCGAAGAGCTGAACCGCGTGTTGGGAGGCGGAATTGTTTTGGGTTCCGTGATTTTGATCGGTGGCGAACCTGGGATTGGGAAATCTACCCTTCTGCTTCAGTTGGCTTTGAAGATGAAGAAGAAAATACTGTACGTTTCCGGAGAGGAGAGTGCCTCCCAGATAAAAATGCGCGCCGACCGGCTGACTGATGTTCAGAATCCGAACTGTTTTCTTTTTACTGAAGTTTCTGTAGAAAAAATCATTCACGAAGCCAAAAAAATGCAGCCGGACCTGATGATTGTAGATTCAATTCAAACGCTTCATTCCCAGCTTCTGGAAAGTTCGCCCGGAACCGTTTCCCAAATCCGGGAATGCTCCAACGAACTCATCAAATTTGCCAAGGAAACCAACACCCCAATTATTTTGGTGGGCCACATCACGAAAGACGGACAAATCGCAGGGCCAAAAGTTCTGGAACATATGGTGGATGTGGTTCTGAATTTTGACGGCGACCGGAATCATCTGTTCCGGCTTCTTCGGGCCAACAAAAACCGTTTCGGCTCCACGTCCGAAATTGGGATCTATGAAATGATTGCCCAAGGTCTGAAAGAAATAAAAAATCCGTCCGAAATCCTGATCACGAAAAAATTTGAAGAACTTTCCGGCAATGCCATCGCCGTCACTTTGGAAGGAAACCGTCCGATGCTTCTGGAGATCCAGGCTTTGGTCTCTACTGCTGTGTACGGCACGCCGCAAAGAAGTTGTACCGGTTTCGATTCCAGAAGGCTGAACATGCTTCTCGCAGTCCTTGAAAAACGCGCCGGTTTCCAGCTGGGCGCAAAAGACGTTTTCCTGAACATTACCGGCGGAATAAAGACCGACGATCCGGCACTGGATTTGGCGGTTATTGCATCTATTCTGTCGTCAAATGAAGATATGGCAGTTCCTGAAAAATTCTGTTTTGCCGGAGAAATCGGTCTGAGCGGAGAAATCCGGCCGGTGCCGCAAATCGAAGCCAGAATTTCGGAAGCCGAGAAGTTGGGTTATGATAAAATTTTCATTTCGAACCTGAATAAAATCCCGAAGCGCAAATTCGCAATCAAGATTGAAGAAGTAAGCAAGATTGAGGATTTTCATGAGCGGTTGTTTTAA
- a CDS encoding acyl carrier protein phosphodiesterase gives MNYLAHAYLSYSDGQLVGNMIADFIRNRERFLYPGEIQKGIALHRAIDTFTDGHPEIHEAKKIFSPLVRLYAGAFVDVSFDFFLANQLAENQEDFKKFTEKVYQKLWINESFLPENFRKMLVPMEKDNWLFNYQNDWGIGYSMRNVKRKAKYLDEEIPVFEEFLKHKSQIKTHFNNFFPELEAYSRNFVENLELLE, from the coding sequence ATGAACTACCTCGCCCACGCCTACCTTTCCTATTCCGACGGACAGCTTGTCGGCAATATGATTGCAGATTTCATCCGCAACAGGGAGCGTTTTCTATATCCGGGAGAAATCCAGAAAGGCATTGCGCTTCACCGGGCTATTGACACTTTTACGGATGGACATCCCGAAATTCATGAGGCGAAGAAGATTTTCAGTCCGCTCGTGAGATTGTATGCGGGAGCCTTTGTGGATGTGAGTTTCGATTTTTTCTTGGCGAATCAACTGGCGGAAAACCAGGAAGATTTTAAAAAATTCACTGAGAAAGTTTATCAAAAACTTTGGATTAACGAATCTTTTTTACCAGAAAATTTCCGCAAAATGTTGGTTCCAATGGAAAAAGACAACTGGCTTTTCAATTACCAAAATGATTGGGGAATCGGTTATAGCATGAGGAATGTGAAACGGAAAGCGAAATATCTCGATGAAGAAATTCCGGTTTTTGAAGAGTTTTTGAAACACAAGAGCCAGATAAAGACCCACTTCAACAATTTCTTTCCCGAACTTGAGGCGTATAGCAGAAATTTCGTCGAAAATTTAGAACTGCTGGAATAG
- a CDS encoding DUF6702 family protein, with the protein MKYLLSIFFFLTLCFSASAKDAHPYHVGSVEFNYNSNTRTFEITGKFFLDDLENAVNKKYKTALHFQDEKFRDRMNEALKAYFLDYIKLKVNNKMLAINYLGYEEDSEAVNVYIESEPVKSPKKVEAAVSALYNLFDDQMNIIHIILNGQRKSQKLSYPDRYLFQQF; encoded by the coding sequence ATGAAATATCTGCTTTCCATATTCTTTTTTCTCACACTTTGCTTTTCCGCTTCAGCTAAGGATGCTCATCCATATCATGTTGGTTCTGTTGAATTTAACTATAATTCAAACACCAGGACTTTTGAAATTACAGGAAAATTTTTTCTGGATGATCTGGAAAATGCTGTGAATAAAAAGTATAAAACAGCGCTCCATTTTCAGGATGAGAAATTCAGGGATAGGATGAATGAAGCTCTGAAAGCTTATTTTTTGGACTATATTAAACTGAAAGTCAATAATAAAATGCTGGCAATAAATTATTTAGGCTATGAAGAGGACAGCGAGGCCGTAAATGTCTACATAGAATCTGAACCTGTAAAATCACCCAAAAAGGTAGAAGCAGCCGTAAGCGCTTTATACAATCTTTTTGATGATCAGATGAATATTATCCACATCATCCTGAATGGGCAAAGGAAAAGTCAGAAACTTTCTTACCCCGACCGTTATCTATTCCAGCAGTTCTAA
- a CDS encoding HupE/UreJ family protein, with protein MSDFLFYLKLGWEHIISWDALDHQLFVLVLIVAYTFNDFKKLLILITAFTVGHSITLALSVLDLYRLPSDWVEFLIPLTIVITALDNIVLKGKIKNLMQVNYFLALGFGLIHGLGFANIARMSMAKEQNIAVPLLGFNVGLELGQIVVVLALMILAYIVVTLFRVPRKDWIMFISSGVFALALKMALERIPG; from the coding sequence ATGAGCGATTTCTTATTCTACCTGAAACTGGGTTGGGAACACATTATCTCCTGGGATGCGCTGGATCATCAGCTGTTTGTACTCGTACTGATTGTAGCCTACACATTCAATGATTTCAAAAAACTTCTGATTCTTATTACTGCGTTTACAGTGGGACATTCCATCACGCTGGCTTTAAGTGTTTTAGATTTATACAGGCTTCCTTCAGACTGGGTAGAATTTCTAATTCCCCTAACCATTGTGATTACTGCGTTGGACAATATTGTTTTAAAAGGTAAAATAAAAAACCTGATGCAGGTCAATTATTTCCTGGCTTTGGGATTTGGTCTCATCCACGGTTTGGGATTTGCCAATATTGCCAGAATGTCGATGGCCAAGGAACAGAATATTGCGGTTCCGCTTTTAGGGTTTAATGTGGGTTTGGAACTGGGGCAAATCGTTGTAGTTTTAGCCCTGATGATTTTGGCATACATTGTTGTCACCCTTTTTCGGGTACCGAGAAAAGACTGGATTATGTTTATCTCGTCAGGTGTTTTCGCACTGGCCCTGAAAATGGCTCTGGAACGGATTCCCGGATAA
- a CDS encoding M1 family metallopeptidase has product MKLKSFILGVTACASTVYAQNHQNNPGSNHGNKFEQLGTILPTPNIYRTASGAPGQGYWQNRADYDITAYLDEDNRKLKGSETVTYYNNSPDQLDYLWLQLDENEHSSINNSGYSASSKLPKHMNSENLKSSELPAADNGLGVNLEKVTDAEGNPLKYVVNKTMMRIDLPKVLKKGEKYTFKIDWNYNISDRMKYGGRGGYEHFPEDGNDVFTMTQWFPRMCVYSDFQGWQNHQFTGRGEFALVFGNYKVSMNVPADHIVAATGEGKNYKDVLTSAQFERWQQAQNASEPMEVVTLEEAKKAEKSKSKARKIWHFEATDVRDFAWTSSRKFVWDAMRVTIPENNNQVMAMSLYPKEAYGLYRKFSTKAVAHTIKTYSEFTIPYPYPVAQSIEASNGMEYPMICFNFGRTEKDGTYSEGTKNGMIGVIIHEVGHNFFPMIINSDERQWSWMDEGLNTFVEYLTEEKWDNKFPSRRGPAHTIVDYMKLPKDELEPIMTNSENIIRFGPNAYSKPATALNILRETVMGRELFDKAFKTYSKRWAFRHPEPADLFRTMEDASGEDLDWFWRGWFYGVDPVDISIDKVTVATPDFDAPAKPFERKYTVDEPEVNAFEDISKIRNRAEKIQFEVDKDKSLQDFYYRYARGQEEVDTKKEYTFKADVFENVSAADKAKLQNMKAYQIDFTNKGGLVMPIILEFTFEDGSKLRDKRAAQVWRHNEKNVSLTYFFDKKLKSVQLDPMKETADIDTTNNFWGEVPAPTSKFQVFKQKQGPSARGAGRGTLNPMQAAGKKK; this is encoded by the coding sequence ATGAAATTAAAGAGCTTTATACTCGGTGTTACTGCTTGCGCATCAACAGTTTACGCTCAAAACCACCAGAACAATCCTGGCAGCAACCACGGCAATAAGTTTGAGCAGCTTGGAACCATCCTGCCCACGCCAAATATTTACAGAACTGCATCCGGAGCGCCGGGGCAAGGCTATTGGCAAAACCGTGCTGATTACGACATTACCGCATATTTAGATGAAGACAACCGTAAATTAAAAGGCTCTGAGACGGTTACCTATTACAATAATTCACCGGATCAGCTGGATTATCTTTGGCTTCAGCTTGATGAAAATGAGCATTCATCCATTAATAACTCGGGATACAGCGCTTCCTCAAAACTTCCAAAGCACATGAATTCAGAAAATCTGAAAAGCTCAGAATTACCTGCCGCAGATAACGGACTGGGTGTCAATCTTGAAAAAGTGACTGACGCCGAGGGAAATCCCCTGAAATATGTGGTGAATAAAACGATGATGCGTATCGATTTGCCAAAAGTTCTAAAAAAAGGCGAAAAATACACTTTTAAAATTGACTGGAACTACAACATTTCCGACCGCATGAAGTACGGAGGCCGAGGCGGTTACGAACATTTCCCTGAGGACGGCAACGATGTCTTCACTATGACCCAGTGGTTCCCCAGAATGTGCGTTTATTCCGATTTCCAGGGTTGGCAAAACCATCAGTTTACAGGACGCGGAGAATTTGCTTTGGTTTTCGGAAACTATAAAGTCTCAATGAATGTACCGGCAGACCACATCGTGGCAGCAACCGGTGAAGGTAAGAACTATAAAGATGTACTCACGTCTGCCCAGTTTGAAAGATGGCAGCAGGCGCAGAATGCGAGTGAACCTATGGAAGTTGTCACTTTAGAAGAGGCCAAAAAAGCGGAAAAATCCAAATCCAAAGCAAGAAAAATATGGCATTTCGAGGCCACGGATGTCCGGGATTTTGCATGGACATCTTCCAGAAAATTTGTTTGGGACGCCATGCGGGTGACCATTCCAGAAAACAACAATCAGGTAATGGCGATGAGCCTTTATCCGAAAGAAGCGTACGGACTGTACAGAAAATTCTCGACTAAAGCCGTTGCTCACACCATAAAAACTTATTCAGAATTTACCATTCCGTATCCGTATCCTGTGGCCCAATCGATAGAAGCTTCCAACGGTATGGAATATCCGATGATCTGCTTCAATTTTGGCAGGACTGAAAAAGACGGAACTTATTCGGAAGGAACCAAAAATGGTATGATCGGCGTCATCATCCATGAAGTGGGACACAATTTCTTCCCAATGATCATTAATTCAGATGAAAGACAATGGTCCTGGATGGATGAAGGATTAAATACCTTTGTGGAATACCTGACAGAAGAGAAGTGGGACAATAAATTCCCATCGCGAAGAGGCCCCGCGCATACCATCGTCGATTATATGAAACTTCCGAAAGATGAACTTGAGCCCATCATGACCAATTCAGAAAACATTATCCGTTTCGGCCCGAACGCTTATTCCAAGCCGGCAACTGCACTGAATATCCTGCGTGAAACGGTGATGGGACGCGAGCTTTTCGATAAAGCATTTAAAACCTATTCTAAAAGATGGGCATTCCGTCACCCGGAACCTGCCGATCTGTTCAGAACTATGGAAGATGCCAGCGGCGAGGACCTGGACTGGTTCTGGAGAGGTTGGTTCTACGGTGTTGACCCGGTTGACATCTCGATTGATAAAGTAACGGTGGCCACACCCGATTTTGACGCACCAGCAAAGCCTTTCGAAAGAAAATATACCGTGGATGAGCCTGAAGTAAACGCTTTTGAGGACATTTCAAAAATCAGGAACAGAGCAGAGAAAATTCAGTTCGAGGTGGACAAAGACAAATCACTGCAGGATTTCTACTACCGCTACGCTCGCGGACAGGAAGAAGTGGACACCAAAAAAGAATATACTTTTAAAGCAGATGTTTTTGAAAATGTGAGTGCAGCTGATAAGGCAAAACTTCAGAACATGAAAGCCTACCAGATCGATTTCACCAACAAAGGCGGATTGGTAATGCCAATCATTCTGGAATTCACTTTTGAGGACGGCAGCAAACTCCGCGATAAGCGTGCGGCGCAGGTTTGGAGACACAACGAGAAAAATGTTTCGCTAACCTATTTCTTTGATAAAAAACTGAAATCTGTTCAGCTGGATCCCATGAAAGAGACGGCGGACATCGACACAACCAATAATTTCTGGGGCGAAGTACCGGCGCCAACTTCTAAATTTCAGGTCTTCAAGCAGAAACAGGGTCCAAGTGCAAGAGGTGCTGGCAGAGGAACATTGAACCCAATGCAGGCGGCAGGAAAGAAAAAATAA
- a CDS encoding co-chaperone GroES, with product MSVNFKPLSDRVLIEPNAAETTTASGIIIPDTAKEKPQEGTVVAVGPGKKDEPTTVKVGDKVLYGKYSGSELKLDGKDYLIVREGDLLGILG from the coding sequence ATGTCAGTAAATTTCAAACCATTATCAGACAGGGTTCTGATAGAGCCTAATGCGGCAGAAACTACGACCGCCTCAGGAATCATCATTCCCGACACTGCTAAAGAAAAACCACAGGAAGGTACCGTTGTGGCAGTAGGGCCAGGTAAAAAGGATGAACCAACCACCGTGAAAGTGGGCGACAAAGTGCTTTACGGAAAATACTCCGGTTCTGAACTGAAACTCGACGGAAAAGATTATCTGATTGTAAGAGAAGGAGATTTATTGGGAATTCTGGGGTAA
- the groL gene encoding chaperonin GroEL (60 kDa chaperone family; promotes refolding of misfolded polypeptides especially under stressful conditions; forms two stacked rings of heptamers to form a barrel-shaped 14mer; ends can be capped by GroES; misfolded proteins enter the barrel where they are refolded when GroES binds), which produces MAKEIKFDIESRDALKRGVDALANAVKVTLGPKGRNVVIEKSFGAPHVTKDGVSVAKEIELEDKVENMGAQMVKEVASKTNDIAGDGTTTATVLAQAIVREGLKNVAAGANPMDLKRGIDKAVSAVVENLKSQSQTVGENAEKIKQVASISANNDDTIGSLIAEAFGKVGKEGVITVEEAKGTDTTVDVVEGMQFDRGYQSPYFVTNPEKMVAELDNPYILLVEKKISSMKELLPVLEPVAQAGKSLLIISEEVEGEALATLVVNKLRGSLKIAAVKAPGFGDRRKAMLEDIAILTGGQVISEERGFTMENATLEMLGTAEKVSIDKDNTTIVNGGGDEAQIKGRVNQIKAQMETTTSDYDREKLQERLAKLAGGVAVLYVGAASEVEMKEKKDRVDDALHATRAAVEEGIVPGGGVALVRSISALNIDGTNQDETTGIKIVKRAIEEPLRQIVANAGGEGSVIVAKVADGNGDFGYNAKNDEYVNMYEAGIIDPTKVVRVALENAASVAGMLLTTECVVTEIAKPEPAMPPMGGGMPGMM; this is translated from the coding sequence ATGGCAAAAGAAATAAAATTCGATATCGAGTCGAGAGACGCACTGAAAAGAGGTGTTGATGCTCTTGCAAACGCAGTGAAAGTAACTTTAGGCCCTAAAGGCCGTAACGTGGTAATCGAGAAATCGTTCGGTGCACCGCACGTAACCAAGGACGGGGTTTCTGTAGCAAAGGAAATCGAACTTGAAGACAAGGTAGAAAATATGGGCGCCCAGATGGTGAAGGAAGTGGCTTCCAAAACCAATGACATTGCGGGTGACGGTACTACTACTGCAACTGTTTTGGCACAGGCTATCGTTCGCGAAGGCCTTAAAAACGTTGCTGCAGGCGCCAACCCAATGGATCTGAAAAGAGGAATCGACAAAGCCGTTTCAGCGGTGGTTGAAAACCTGAAATCTCAGTCTCAAACGGTTGGGGAAAATGCTGAAAAAATCAAGCAGGTCGCTTCAATTTCTGCAAACAATGACGATACGATTGGTTCACTGATCGCTGAAGCGTTCGGTAAAGTTGGGAAAGAAGGCGTAATTACCGTTGAAGAAGCAAAAGGTACTGATACTACGGTTGACGTGGTTGAAGGTATGCAGTTCGACAGAGGGTATCAGTCGCCATATTTCGTGACCAATCCCGAGAAAATGGTTGCGGAACTTGACAATCCTTATATCCTTTTGGTTGAGAAAAAAATCTCATCTATGAAGGAATTGCTTCCAGTTCTGGAGCCGGTGGCACAGGCAGGAAAATCCCTTTTAATTATTTCTGAGGAAGTTGAAGGCGAGGCTTTGGCAACTTTAGTGGTGAACAAATTGAGAGGTTCTCTGAAAATCGCTGCGGTAAAAGCACCTGGTTTTGGTGACAGAAGAAAAGCAATGCTGGAGGACATCGCCATCTTAACCGGCGGACAGGTAATTTCTGAGGAAAGAGGTTTCACGATGGAGAATGCTACCCTTGAAATGTTGGGTACTGCTGAAAAAGTTTCGATCGACAAAGACAATACAACGATCGTGAACGGTGGTGGCGACGAAGCGCAGATCAAAGGCCGTGTAAACCAGATCAAGGCGCAAATGGAAACCACAACTTCCGATTACGACCGTGAAAAACTTCAGGAAAGACTGGCGAAACTGGCCGGTGGTGTTGCAGTACTTTACGTGGGTGCCGCTTCCGAAGTGGAAATGAAAGAGAAAAAAGACCGTGTGGATGATGCGCTTCACGCAACCAGAGCCGCTGTAGAAGAAGGCATCGTTCCTGGAGGTGGTGTTGCGCTGGTAAGAAGTATTTCTGCTTTGAATATCGACGGAACAAACCAGGATGAAACTACCGGTATCAAAATCGTAAAAAGAGCGATTGAAGAGCCACTCCGTCAAATCGTAGCCAACGCAGGCGGGGAAGGTTCGGTTATCGTGGCAAAAGTTGCAGACGGAAACGGTGATTTCGGTTACAACGCGAAAAACGACGAGTATGTCAATATGTATGAAGCCGGAATTATAGACCCTACAAAAGTAGTTCGTGTAGCCCTTGAAAACGCTGCATCCGTAGCCGGAATGTTGCTGACAACGGAATGTGTGGTAACAGAAATTGCAAAACCTGAGCCTGCAATGCCTCCAATGGGTGGCGGAATGCCGGGAATGATGTAA
- a CDS encoding FEKKY domain-containing protein, whose product MKTPLIILFTLFVSLPLSGQKMTIKEKGNKTEYNFPVAVTEQNLSSVLHQKKAAFVVRAFHNGFDTKDFEEKYGVRVIFSNCVGTYFNDDALNNRTIAKFLTKKFGEGWKVEIPIMPVGL is encoded by the coding sequence ATGAAAACTCCATTAATCATTCTTTTCACTCTGTTTGTATCATTGCCGCTTTCAGGTCAAAAAATGACCATCAAAGAAAAAGGCAATAAGACCGAATACAATTTTCCCGTTGCTGTAACGGAACAAAACCTCAGCTCAGTGCTGCATCAAAAGAAAGCCGCGTTCGTAGTCCGGGCTTTTCACAATGGATTTGACACTAAGGATTTTGAGGAAAAATATGGCGTGAGGGTGATTTTTTCCAATTGTGTCGGAACATATTTTAATGATGATGCATTGAATAACAGAACAATCGCAAAGTTTCTGACTAAAAAATTCGGTGAGGGTTGGAAAGTGGAAATTCCAATAATGCCGGTCGGATTATAA
- a CDS encoding ABC transporter ATP-binding protein produces MNKPSTWQIIRRLFTIGMKFRSWFIIALVISILLSVVSTYRPYLTMQIVDNDIIRLKDQGLMRKHIYWLVGLVLLETFLNFFLVWFSNYISQNVIRDIRERLYNKLIYFKTSFFDRTPIGQLVTRAVGDVETIATVYTDGFLMVFGDILRIIFVLVMMYQTDANLTYISLVILPLMVIITRFFQKRLKKAFGDERTWTANQNSFVQERLAGMQLIQVFNREEQEFKKFDDINITLKAALLRTVFIFSLFFPVVELISSVFIGFILFYGGYVTITAGVVIAFIQYISMLIRPLRQIADRFNNIQRGIVGAERVLGLMDEDLAMQNTGTVQKNEFDGKIEFQNVRFSYDEKQEVLKGISFTVNPGENVAIVGATGAGKSTIISLITRLYDINSGKILIDGIDLKDYELYSLRSHIGVVLQDVFLFHGSIFENLAFGDQTITLDKIKKAAQDIEVDDFIKQLPGEYDYVVSERGSSISLGQRQLLSFLRAYLSDPKILILDEATSSIDHESEKLIQRATEKITKNRTSIIIAHRLSTIEKADKIIVMDGGKIVEEGSHLELLGKNGYYATLYRAQLNHEVADNGIHEI; encoded by the coding sequence ATGAATAAACCCTCCACCTGGCAAATCATCAGAAGGCTGTTCACGATTGGGATGAAGTTCCGGTCGTGGTTCATCATCGCACTCGTGATTTCGATTCTGCTGTCGGTGGTTTCCACGTACAGGCCGTATCTCACGATGCAGATTGTGGATAATGACATCATCAGGCTGAAAGATCAGGGCCTGATGAGAAAGCACATCTACTGGCTGGTGGGTCTGGTGCTGCTGGAGACTTTTCTGAACTTTTTCCTGGTCTGGTTTTCCAATTATATTTCGCAAAACGTCATTCGTGATATCCGGGAAAGGCTCTACAACAAGCTCATTTATTTCAAGACTTCATTTTTTGATAGAACGCCAATTGGCCAGCTGGTTACGCGTGCAGTAGGAGATGTGGAAACCATTGCCACCGTGTACACCGACGGTTTTCTGATGGTTTTCGGCGATATCCTCAGAATTATTTTTGTGCTGGTAATGATGTATCAGACGGATGCGAACCTCACTTATATTTCTTTGGTTATTCTTCCTCTGATGGTGATCATCACCAGATTTTTCCAAAAAAGGCTAAAAAAAGCTTTCGGTGATGAGCGGACATGGACTGCCAATCAAAACTCTTTCGTGCAGGAGCGTTTGGCAGGAATGCAGCTGATTCAGGTATTCAACCGCGAAGAACAGGAATTTAAAAAATTTGATGACATCAATATCACCCTGAAAGCTGCGCTGCTGCGTACGGTGTTCATTTTCTCTCTTTTCTTTCCGGTGGTGGAGCTGATCTCCTCTGTGTTTATTGGCTTTATTCTGTTTTATGGCGGCTATGTCACGATTACTGCCGGCGTGGTGATTGCCTTTATCCAGTATATCTCTATGCTGATTCGTCCGTTGAGGCAGATTGCTGACCGTTTCAATAATATACAGCGAGGAATTGTTGGCGCCGAACGTGTTCTTGGTTTGATGGATGAAGATTTGGCGATGCAGAACACCGGAACCGTACAGAAAAATGAATTTGACGGTAAAATTGAATTCCAGAATGTGAGATTTTCTTACGATGAAAAGCAGGAAGTTTTAAAGGGCATCAGCTTCACTGTGAACCCGGGCGAAAATGTTGCGATCGTGGGTGCAACCGGCGCCGGGAAATCAACGATTATCAGTTTAATTACCAGGCTTTACGATATAAATTCGGGAAAAATACTTATTGACGGAATTGATTTAAAAGATTACGAACTTTACAGCCTTCGGAGCCATATCGGTGTGGTGCTGCAGGATGTTTTCCTGTTCCACGGAAGTATTTTTGAAAACCTGGCGTTTGGCGATCAAACAATTACATTAGATAAAATAAAAAAAGCGGCGCAAGATATCGAAGTGGATGATTTTATTAAACAGCTGCCCGGTGAATACGATTATGTGGTAAGCGAAAGAGGTTCTTCTATTTCATTAGGACAAAGGCAGCTGCTTTCGTTCTTGCGTGCCTATCTTTCGGATCCCAAAATTTTAATTCTGGATGAAGCCACATCTTCCATTGACCATGAAAGTGAAAAACTCATCCAGAGAGCTACAGAGAAAATTACCAAAAACCGGACTTCAATTATTATTGCTCACAGACTTTCCACCATAGAAAAAGCTGATAAAATCATCGTGATGGATGGCGGAAAAATTGTGGAAGAAGGCAGTCATCTGGAGCTTCTCGGCAAGAACGGCTATTATGCCACGCTTTACAGAGCCCAGCTCAACCATGAAGTCGCGGATAACGGAATACATGAAATATAA
- the truA gene encoding tRNA pseudouridine(38-40) synthase TruA gives MRYFIEFSYNGQNYFGYQIQPKQISVQQELETALSTILREDIKTTGAGRTDTGVHAKKMFAHFDTHQEISGKLPHQLNSFLPPDISVKRIFGVKDDFHARFDATFRTYEYYISLEKNPFTQNSAWQHWKRTLDIGKMNEACKILFEYDDFESFAKIGGDNKTNLCKIYKAEWEQCGTELKFTVSANRFLRNMVRAIVGTMVEIGTGKIQPEDLRNIIEAKNRNSAGTSAPAHGLFLVDVGYDFD, from the coding sequence TTGCGCTATTTTATTGAGTTTTCGTACAACGGACAAAATTATTTCGGTTACCAGATTCAGCCGAAACAAATTTCTGTGCAGCAGGAGCTTGAAACAGCGCTTTCCACAATTCTTCGCGAAGACATAAAAACCACAGGGGCGGGCAGAACGGATACCGGCGTACACGCCAAAAAAATGTTTGCGCATTTCGACACTCATCAGGAAATTTCGGGTAAACTGCCGCACCAGCTCAACAGTTTTCTGCCGCCGGATATTTCTGTGAAAAGAATTTTTGGGGTTAAAGATGATTTTCATGCCCGGTTTGATGCGACTTTCCGTACTTATGAGTATTATATTTCTCTGGAAAAAAATCCTTTTACACAGAACTCTGCCTGGCAGCACTGGAAGCGCACTCTGGATATTGGTAAAATGAATGAAGCCTGCAAAATCCTTTTTGAATATGACGATTTTGAAAGTTTTGCTAAAATCGGGGGCGATAACAAAACCAATCTCTGTAAAATTTATAAAGCAGAATGGGAACAGTGTGGCACCGAACTGAAATTTACGGTTTCAGCTAACCGGTTTCTGAGAAATATGGTGCGCGCCATCGTGGGCACAATGGTCGAAATCGGCACCGGGAAAATTCAGCCCGAAGATTTAAGGAATATCATCGAAGCCAAAAACCGCAATTCAGCCGGAACTTCAGCTCCGGCTCACGGTCTTTTTCTGGTGGATGTGGGTTATGATTTTGATTAA